In Achromobacter xylosoxidans A8, a single window of DNA contains:
- a CDS encoding beta-ketoacyl synthase chain length factor → MLTFSIAQWQGWAQGIDSPSDWLEWAEHPFCPIGNQNPPRLDFLPPLQRRRLSPLARGVFDCAWPIAEGRPAMPLVFASRHGETTRNFGLLQALAADEPLSPTAFGLSVHNAIAAQWSIIRRETTESVALSAEDDGLEHAFIEASMLFDAGHQDVLVVLAEERPPAPYTSWVDDAPYSYALALHLRPGADWTLTLAPQTPVAADAAQAWPNPLNLLRHLLLRTPDWRHANRSRLWTWTRTA, encoded by the coding sequence ATGTTGACGTTTTCGATCGCGCAATGGCAGGGTTGGGCGCAAGGAATCGATAGCCCCAGCGACTGGTTGGAATGGGCCGAACATCCGTTCTGCCCGATCGGAAATCAGAACCCGCCTCGCCTGGACTTCCTGCCCCCCTTGCAACGCCGCCGCTTGAGCCCTCTGGCTCGCGGCGTGTTCGACTGCGCGTGGCCGATAGCCGAGGGGCGGCCCGCCATGCCGCTGGTGTTTGCCTCCCGCCATGGCGAAACCACGCGCAACTTCGGCCTGCTGCAGGCGCTGGCGGCGGACGAACCTTTGTCGCCCACGGCCTTCGGCCTGTCCGTGCACAACGCCATCGCCGCGCAGTGGTCGATCATACGCCGCGAAACCACCGAATCCGTGGCCTTGTCGGCGGAAGACGATGGCCTGGAACATGCCTTCATCGAAGCGTCCATGCTGTTCGATGCAGGCCACCAGGACGTGCTTGTGGTGTTGGCCGAGGAACGTCCGCCCGCGCCTTACACCTCCTGGGTGGATGACGCGCCTTACTCTTATGCGCTCGCCTTGCACCTGCGCCCCGGCGCGGACTGGACGCTGACCCTGGCCCCGCAAACCCCGGTTGCCGCCGACGCGGCGCAGGCCTGGCCCAATCCCTTGAACCTGCTGCGCCACCTCTTGCTGCGCACGCCCGACTGGCGACACGCCAACCGCTCCCGACTATGGACCTGGACACGCACTGCATGA
- a CDS encoding 4'-phosphopantetheinyl transferase family protein yields the protein MNVQELFIWWADQGAAASYRSQELSAEDAVRAPALRSSKAQSDWRVSRALLQSVRQAAPDAATSLSHSGGHAVCAAAPRGWALGADLERIRPRAVLRLAEWVCTPVEREALAGLQGAAQLERFYLLWTLKEAFIKAAGLDFPADMASVGLAPDDKTGWRLRAPPGRWRACSYRLGDDWIASAVWRAQADSALRPQWRAEAACVLPTLAILGEWGAGQE from the coding sequence GTGAACGTTCAGGAACTTTTCATCTGGTGGGCAGACCAAGGCGCCGCCGCCAGCTACCGCAGCCAGGAGCTGTCGGCCGAGGATGCGGTGCGCGCCCCGGCGCTGCGCAGTTCGAAGGCGCAGAGCGATTGGCGGGTCAGCAGGGCGTTGCTGCAAAGCGTCAGGCAGGCCGCTCCGGACGCGGCCACCTCGCTCAGCCATAGCGGCGGCCATGCGGTCTGCGCGGCGGCGCCCCGGGGATGGGCGCTAGGCGCCGACCTGGAGCGCATCCGGCCGCGCGCGGTGTTGCGCCTGGCCGAATGGGTTTGCACACCCGTCGAACGCGAGGCGCTGGCCGGCCTGCAGGGCGCGGCGCAGCTAGAGCGCTTCTATCTCTTGTGGACTCTGAAGGAAGCCTTCATCAAGGCGGCCGGCCTGGATTTCCCTGCGGACATGGCGTCGGTGGGCCTGGCGCCCGATGACAAGACGGGATGGCGCCTGCGCGCGCCGCCTGGACGGTGGCGCGCTTGTTCCTATCGCCTGGGGGATGACTGGATCGCGTCCGCGGTATGGCGCGCCCAGGCTGACAGCGCATTACGTCCCCAATGGCGGGCCGAAGCGGCTTGCGTGTTACCAACGCTTGCCATCCTGGGCGAGTGGGGCGCCGGACAGGAATGA
- a CDS encoding phosphopantetheine-binding protein has product MNQLEFELKTLVIESLGLEDIAPDDIDSDAHLFGDGLGLDSVDALELGLALQKRYGITIDPETRNMREHFASIAKLAEFVSAQRRA; this is encoded by the coding sequence ATGAACCAACTGGAATTTGAACTGAAGACCCTCGTCATCGAATCGCTGGGCCTGGAAGACATCGCGCCCGACGATATCGACAGCGACGCCCACCTGTTCGGCGACGGGCTCGGGCTGGATTCGGTGGACGCCCTGGAGCTGGGCCTTGCGCTGCAGAAGCGCTACGGCATCACCATCGATCCCGAAACGCGCAACATGCGCGAGCATTTCGCCAGCATCGCCAAGCTGGCCGAGTTTGTCAGCGCGCAACGCCGCGCCTAA
- a CDS encoding lysophospholipid acyltransferase family protein produces MTSATPARQDFWLWRLFATGMAFTLFGIGGVLLRVLVFPPQRLLPGDKADRQRRARGALNRTFRMFIRFMVRTGILTVEFKGAERLGQPGQMILANHPSLLDVVFLVGHVKNANCIVKHGLATNPFTRGPVANAGYITNDESFDMFDRAADALRAGETLIVFPEGTRTPRDAMPRFHRGACAIALRGARVVTPVVISMNPRSLTKGEPWYRIPPCRMRYVIRVGEDIDPATWSGAHPLPIAGRKMNDYLHAYFEAELAHAAPAGALMNEQPPQAVEVES; encoded by the coding sequence ATGACGAGCGCCACGCCTGCCCGGCAGGACTTCTGGCTCTGGCGCCTGTTCGCCACAGGCATGGCCTTCACTCTCTTCGGGATCGGCGGCGTGCTGTTGCGCGTGCTGGTGTTCCCGCCGCAGCGTCTGCTGCCCGGCGACAAGGCGGACCGCCAACGCCGAGCGCGCGGCGCGCTGAACCGCACCTTCCGCATGTTCATCCGCTTCATGGTCCGCACTGGCATCCTGACCGTGGAATTCAAGGGCGCCGAACGCCTCGGCCAGCCCGGCCAGATGATCCTGGCCAACCACCCTTCGCTGCTGGACGTGGTGTTCCTGGTCGGCCACGTCAAGAACGCCAACTGCATCGTCAAGCACGGCCTGGCGACCAATCCGTTCACCCGCGGCCCGGTGGCCAATGCCGGGTACATCACCAATGACGAAAGCTTCGACATGTTCGACCGCGCGGCAGACGCGCTGCGCGCAGGCGAAACCCTGATTGTCTTTCCCGAAGGCACGCGCACGCCGCGCGACGCCATGCCGCGCTTCCATCGCGGCGCCTGCGCCATCGCGCTGCGCGGCGCGCGCGTGGTGACGCCCGTGGTCATCAGCATGAATCCCCGCAGCCTGACCAAGGGCGAACCCTGGTATCGGATCCCGCCCTGCCGCATGCGCTACGTGATCCGCGTGGGAGAGGACATCGACCCCGCCACCTGGAGCGGCGCGCATCCGCTGCCGATCGCAGGGCGCAAGATGAATGATTACCTGCACGCCTATTTCGAAGCCGAGCTGGCGCATGCCGCGCCCGCCGGCGCACTCATGAACGAACAACCGCCCCAGGCGGTGGAAGTGGAGTCCTAG
- a CDS encoding acyl carrier protein → MHTRDEIFNTLRGALVELFEIEPERITPEANLYTDLEIDSIDAIDLIDHVRRQTGRKLDANDFRTVRTVEDVVQAMCQKQDPAA, encoded by the coding sequence ATGCATACCCGCGACGAAATCTTCAATACGCTGCGCGGCGCGCTGGTCGAACTGTTCGAGATCGAACCGGAACGCATCACGCCCGAGGCGAACCTGTACACGGATCTGGAGATCGACAGCATCGACGCCATCGACCTCATCGACCACGTACGCCGCCAGACTGGCCGCAAGCTCGACGCCAATGACTTCCGCACGGTGCGCACCGTCGAAGACGTGGTGCAAGCCATGTGCCAGAAGCAGGATCCCGCCGCATGA
- a CDS encoding membrane protein, with amino-acid sequence MKRGVAAALAVAGIAYPFAVHAALGRVSAAWLALPLALLWLARGLTADAARPGARLLPAVAVAFCLILAISNSQASLRWYPVLVNGMMLAIFGASLQRGRPVIEQLARLRHPDLPPEGVRYTRNVTRVWCAFFVLNGSVAAALAAWGPWSWWTAYNGAVSYVLMGLLMAGEWLLRPAAAKAA; translated from the coding sequence ATGAAACGCGGCGTGGCGGCAGCCCTGGCCGTGGCCGGCATCGCCTATCCCTTCGCCGTCCATGCGGCGCTGGGACGGGTGAGCGCCGCGTGGCTGGCCCTGCCGCTGGCGCTGCTGTGGCTGGCCCGCGGCCTGACCGCGGATGCCGCCCGGCCGGGCGCGCGCCTGCTGCCCGCCGTGGCGGTGGCGTTCTGCCTGATCCTGGCCATCTCGAATTCGCAAGCCTCGCTGCGCTGGTATCCCGTACTGGTCAACGGCATGATGCTGGCGATCTTCGGCGCCAGCCTGCAACGCGGGCGCCCCGTGATCGAACAATTGGCCCGGCTGCGCCACCCCGACCTGCCGCCCGAGGGCGTGCGCTACACCCGCAACGTCACCCGCGTGTGGTGCGCCTTCTTTGTCCTGAACGGCAGCGTGGCCGCGGCGCTGGCGGCCTGGGGGCCCTGGAGCTGGTGGACCGCCTACAACGGCGCCGTGAGCTATGTGCTCATGGGCTTGCTGATGGCGGGCGAATGGCTGCTGCGCCCGGCGGCCGCCAAGGCGGCGTAA